The DNA sequence taaaagatattctaaatataagtgGCATGACTCACTAAATACTGTAggcatttgaatataaatatctgagactttaaagatataaacaaaaacacagTTCGGTTTCAAAAACGTACATACTCAAACAAAAAGCAAATACACATTTACCAAGGACccatattaaatacttaaataacattaaaatacaaaaaaatatctttatcagTTCGTCACATAGAATCATCTTCGATCAGAAAATGTATCTAATTGTAAGTCTAATAGAGTACAGTAAAGAGGGAACCAAACTATAAATAGACTTTACTCTCTCAAATTCGccatattatttgaataattacaaactatgtctaaaaatatgttctcaATCAATCAATAGACTTAGGTACGATacctagtttaaaataaattgtgctTGAAAAGTCTAAACATATTAACTTAAAGTGATAATGACGCAAGGTGTCcgcaaaaatataatgaggcAATAAGAAGagcacatattttaatataaacatctgACGAGACCTCAAGCAACCATGAAAGCAATTATAAAATGGTTGAATATTATCCGCGTGCATTATTTAGTACATAATACTTGGTGTTGGCATGTAATGTGTATATAAGTTGTAGagcttcaaaattaatatatctctGGCtggtcattaaaaataataggtgTTTTCATAAGTTTCGATTGCAATTTGCACTTGTGAGGTGATGTGTGGTCTTTAGTGTAAATTACAGCGAGAATCAAACGAAGTATCTGTCACAAATGTCCTACATCTCGGCTCCTACAACGTAATGAAGATAGAACGTCTCACGTGGCACTCGTTGGAAATAATATCACATAAGTGCAGTAAGATCTAATAAACGATTTACTTGCCTTGGACGTTTACAGCATTGAAGTGCCATTAATATCTCCGACATACTCCAGAAGTATATTGactcaaaacaataaaactgaCAGCAGTATACAAATGTGATATAGAATAAGATCAGTATAAACGGTGTCCCTTGTGTTTTAGGACTATTTGAAGTTATAAGTTCCTTCCTTCTTAAATCAAAGATGGAAGGTAAGTGAAAAAGCGCCCCGCTCGAAACTTATCTTTGCAATTTATAGTAGGTATTCctatgttttaaaatctacaaaatagttttcacGTTATGTCAGGTGCTATGCGCCTGTATGTTTCTTCCTCTCTATGAAGCAATGTTTTATTACGCTCATCAATAATTCACAGTAAGTCTGACAAATCTAATTAGCCATATATCTGGCGCTTGTCGCTTCTACACGTGTCACGTGTCCACctgataaatacatattaaaataaaatgattaactttatatatgttttaagagccatcaattttttttattaactgaaataattaacaattccAACAATAACTTGTAACGTAACCTCTTTTACTTCTCTTAAATTTGCCGTCTCGAGAATCATTATTTGACTAATATATCCTTCATATAGTTTCTTGGCCACAAATTAATATGTCCACAATGCATCAGCATGATGTACTTATTGATGATAACAACATTAAGTCAAGATTATTTCTAGAAGCATTTTGTACCATTCTTATACAAACCTAATGATTCACGGACTCGTTCGACAAATTCCATTCCTACGACACACCCttagcaattttttataaaaataaagtggcAAACAAATAAAGGGCTCCTCATAGGCATCGGCCACATACGGGGGACAACTGAAGATCCGTTGCCTGTTTGGAATCACCTCCTGTCTCCAAATAGTCATGAGGCAAAATATAAGTCATTAGTTTCGGACCGCCCAAAAGAAATCCAATTTATTAggaaaaattaagttaaaacgGAGATCTAAAACATTGACAGTAGAAAGAATTAATCAGCAGCAAGCCTAGTCGTCACTGAAGCTCTGGGTTGATGCTGATGtttgaaaatttacatatttatatctcGTAAGACGTTCTACTTTCTAGGTGAAGTTAAAAATCAAGGGTAAAAGAAGGATCACGCCTGTTAATGAGACTTGtgtctaaaatataaacctCTTCGGGCAGGTTAAGAACTGGGGGTGATTTTATAGTGTTAAGACTTTATATCATTAAGTCGAAAAGTCAAatgtaaaagtataaaaagtaaagaattatataatgttatatattttgtcagcTGATCCTCATGTCGATGACATCATCACGTTGCGGTATGTAGGTTAACGAGGCTGACTCCTGCTAATCTGATCAGAGGCTGATTAACCATCTCTCGGCTATCTCGTGACTACTGAACTCATTCTACAGTCTTCCGATATAAGAGTCACTTCATagactcacacacacatgcacattcacacacgcacacatgcACATCATCAAACTATCAAAAGCATTACTTCACATATATCTATAGAAATTTACAGGtacacttattttaatatatgtaccaAATTAAGACAAAGTTTGAGTCGTgggattttgatatttttctaatgCTGTATCAGATAACTAAAGAAACCACTGTTTTTACTCTACATCTTCCATATCTTgggataaataaaacaaaattttctagtTATAATACCACAGAACTTTGTTTGACCACATCTAAGTACTTAAGTACACACTGTAGTACTTAAGACTAATGTTTCTTTTCACTGTGCTTACTCCAAGTGAGCATTGTCACACTGCATACAGAGCGTTTCcagttttcattcataaacctTCACACGTCATAGTATTAAAGTGGGTTATTGAACGTTACACGCCTCGTTTGTATGGAGACGGTACTGACTTGGCCTAAGCATAGTGACAATCaccatgtaatatataaataagtatactGTTTGGTTGCAATCAGCTCGGAGACCTCGCTGGGACCCTTAACAGAcgcaatattcatattaatggTATGTTCATCTTCCATGACAATGAATGTTCCCGCACTCCAGGTCTACACAGCAGCTGGTGGTTTCAACAGGTTCAGGTCGTTCCCTCTGTAGGCGTACGCTTTAAAATCACATATTTTCTTTCCGtccttgtataaatatattttcaaacaagtATCACAGAAGAACGCCGGGTCGAAGGGCACCTTCTCACAGCCGGTCACTATCCATTTGGCGCCAAATTCAGCGCACGTGGTACAGTATATGGTCTGGTTCTGAGACACGGCCGTGGAGTACGGGTAGTATACTAACTTCTGGGGATCGGTCGGGTTGAGGAGTCGGATCTCCGAGAACGTGAACAGATGCTCACAGTTACCTTGATGGACGTACACCTGGCAAATATGGTTACTACAGTCAGCATCGGGAGGTATCAAGAAATTTTACTATCTGTTATTACAAGATCCTATTGTCTTCTAGAGTAATTCAGATTAAATAGTCTCACAGCAAACAATTTGACGCTAGAATTCCTGCTGGAAGTTCTAGTATTCATATTCCTGATacacaacaaaaaattttactatgaaAACTATATCCCTACAACTCCCCACTATTATCATCTAGCCTCCACCCTCCACCCCTACCTCTGGATGTCCAAGTTTCACCTCCAGCTCATCCAGCCTTACATCCATGTGAGTATGGTCGAAGACCCCGAGTCCTCTAGTGGAGGCCCAAAGCCTGAGCGGCTCGGACAGGTCGCGACACCCTGGCCGCGTGTCCACATAGAACTTATTATTGATGAACAGGAAATTAGACGGGAACAGATCCTGGaaaaaactttgttatattGAGTATATATTAACTACAATGAATACTTGAGCAACAGCAggttattacataaattactcCGAGTGTTCTTACAATTTTTGTAAGATATTCAAGTTTCCTAAAATACTCAAATTACTCAAGTTGTTCAATAACTCAATTCCCAATAAATTTCTGATCTTACCCTTGCAGAACTAGTCGGCAGTTCATCCGGCTGATCAGATACATCAACTCTCATCCCGACATCATTGGCACAAACTATCCTGTCTCTGAGAACCGTCAACTTCTGTCTCCCCAACATTATCATGTCACTACTGAACAATGAGTGACGAGAATACCTCTTGTCCTTcaacaaagttaaaaatataaaaggatcaaacaattaacaaataaGTAAAAGGCAATAAGTATTGTAGGCTAAATAAGTTTAGTAAAAAAACTAgttcataatattaagataatattaataatcatgCAGTTTAACgcaaaagaataatataactggatatttttttactcgtATTCTATTGACTAAGTCCTTACATTCTGATCTCTGCCGCTGTAAGTGAAGGGTCGGTAAACTCTCACATGAAACAGCAGATCCTTGCCCGGCTCCAGCGGAGACAAAGATATCTTGTAATCATTTGACtggaacaatattaatatattataatctgtgaattttataaatgatctaTTAATTTCTATCTGATGaagttatcaaatattttatattggttATAGTAAACACCAAAAACATTCAAAGTTGCTAAAATAGTCACTGTGAAGAGATAAAGCAAAGAATGACAACTACTAATTCAATGtagtacaaacaaaataatgtaaaatatgtaatttctcTACATAATATCAAAGGTCATGTTAGAGGAATACCTCATATAGTGTATAGTATAGTAAACaagaaagttaatattaatggtCAGATAATTCTGATACCTCATTCGGTAATGGTAGTAGTCTCACAGCTCTGTACTTCATTCTATTGGGATAGCGATTCCGAACATCCTTTGTTAATCTCAGcttcagtttttttaatatacacagATTATCTCCAGCCCTCGGCTCTGGATCTACTTCCTTACATGGTAACAAACCTTGAATGGGATAACGAGTTGACATCACTATTTCATTGCCAATTTTCAAGTGTTCTggactgaaaataaaatatgatttactaCAACATTTCTTATATGAGTATAGTTCtacgaataaatatattatatagttcaATAATATCGTACCTGCAGAAGTGTTCTAATTTTTCGTACTCATTATCACTTAAATCAAAGCCAACATATTCCCGCActctattattttgtatttcatcaATGGTATCTTTGGAAGCTGATTTACTATATATTGGCATGAATTGAAAAGCTACTGGTAggttttttgatataattggGGGCGTTACGACGTTACCCTTGACTGGATATAATTTGGGTCCTTTATCTTCTCCAAATATGCTAACTTTAGCGTTCCGTTTAAGATTTGGGTCTATATAACAATCCGCTGCTGCATTAATTAAGACTTCTCTATTCGTATTACAATCCGAAGATGTACTTTGCGAGGAAACCGAATCACCTtcattttcaacattttctttaaCGCCTCCGGGTTCATCGTTAGAAATGACACCTGTAGTAGTATTAATTTCCATTTTTTGTTAAGAGTGTTTGTTTAACTTTACCGAGTTTTCCATTTATAATCAATGTTATGTTTTCAAAACAACGGATAAGTTTCAATGAAGTCCGAAacctaaatatttcaaatagctgtcaatgtcaatttttttgtttagactGCAAGTACATTAAGCCTTTGAATTATTTCACAGcatgcatatttttatttattatccgtagttatgaaaactatatcaaaaaacattaaaaacaattaaaaaaatccttttattaCCGACACATGActcattttgatattttgattttatgaatACTAGTTTTTTCAGTATATATCGCAATTCTTCGTGCCTCTTAGCACTGGGTTCCGTCAGGTCTCTCCATTGTGTTAGATCTTCTGCAACTCTGGTACAGTATAGTCCTAGAGTTAGAAGCCTTGTTTTCGGATGGATCTGTCTTCTGATATCTTTTCTTGGCAACCATAACGTTACTTATTTGctcagtttatttattttgctacgTAGCATATGTCACTTTCACCACCATCTTagatgttttatgtttttatatcgtTGCCTTTGGATTCTTTCCATTGCTCTTTCAGTTTTGCCAAGTTATTCTCTACATCAGCTTGTTGTTTTCTGAATCTCGCAGCCGTATCTTATGCAAGGAAGACTGCAAGTGCGGACAGTCTTTCTCTAATCTCTTGATAAAAAACATTCAGCTTCATTACCGAAACTTAGCATTTATTTGCTTATCGtagttaaaaatttctttataatttttttaggcaATCTAGTACTCTCAGCACTCTTACAACAGGTAAGTGCATTTAAAGtagaatattcaaaatattattacactatatagtgaaataaagtgaaaaatagaatttttctAAAACTATCAATAACTAGTTTTATCGGTAAAACGCTGCTCTAGATACGTGAATACCTTTAAAAGTGCTCACAGTTTAGTGATATAaaaggtgttataatatattgtttgtacaatattcaaaacattattgtaAGTGATGAGAGCAACGATTAATCACCCACTTGACCTGTTACAACCAAAAGTTACTAACCATGTTCTATTACGGTCGAGAGACTTTACAGCAAATTTTACATGCTTCTGATAATGTTTTCTGAGGATGCCTAGTATTTAAAGGAAGGCAATAACAGATTACACCCAATCAATATCGAGCTTGTCCCAAGGGTCCACGAAATTGATCAGAGTGCCCGCCATGCgcttaaaaaattacagtgtgaaaataaaaatgaaaatcttgTTACGATAGATGAGTTATTGGGTGCGGTTACAGGATGTAACGTGGAAGATGATTTAGTCATAAACATTACCCTTATCAAAAACCCTGGGTCTAGTTTAAATAGTCCAATTTAATTCTCCACGATAACGTGATAATCTTCTGctttaatctattaaattcAACAAGTTACATCAAAACGCTTAGTTGTGCACAGCCCATACAGGTATCGGAGATGAAAGAAGACGTATTTATGTATTGGAGCATCTTTCGCCAGATAACAAGTCTCAGCATGCAACAATCGGATTGTAGCCTGAGAAAAaagaatacaaatttaattgggATATGAATGGATGTATAGATGTCAGACAATGTAAAACGTCTTCAAATATTCATCTAAAAACACCAAAAGTAGAAAAAATCGAttaactttcatatttaaatgtatgcctataaaataaagcatgacctttttaagtatatgctttatttagataatgtaaaatgaaTCAGATATATACCTACTGACTACTACCCATATGTTCGCGGGTTAAAACCTCATAAACAGGATTTTTATCAGAAAACCGTTTCTCAGATTCGAGGTAATTATTCTTGTTGACAAGCGGGTGACGGAAAGCGTCACGTCCAATAGAAATGAAAGTGGAGTACTCTTTAccgtaattaacaaaataactgtATGTGATGACCTCTGGGTAAAACTTGAAGTATGTTTCAAAGGAACCACACATAATTTagtgatttataatttccaCTTTCCTAATACaatattccttttaaatatgaataagatTTTGGATTATCCTAATGCCATTATAGGAGTTCTATGTGTCTTCAATTTGAGTTGTATTGACAGGAATTTTACCTATAGTTCTTTTTGGAATTCAGCTATCATCATCAGTTCAATTTCATAATCGTGAAGCACTTTCAGcagtataaaaacattaccaATAGAAGAAGCAACATTCTTGTCATGATCTTCACCAACGCTGGAGATTGGAGTGTCTAATAAACTCTTACTTTCTTGACTTCTATTCGCTTGCATCGTCCACTTGTTATAGGACTCACATATACTGCAAAAGGGGGATTTctatgttacaaaaaatatatcaagaaaCCCAATCTCCATAGGATCGACTACGATCACATTAATAGGAAAATTAACGAcgatgattaaaatttactttctatCAATTGCAAAGGAGTCAATGACATATTGGATTtcttttactaaaattaagtttgattattattacaaatgtattaaattttgtagtcCCAGAAGTAAAGGCTGTCCAATGTGGGGTAATTAAAgactaattaaattacataaaaattagtaCAGactctatttattttcatttcattaataatgtcTGTTTTTTAAAAGTCTTTCAAAGCCTACTCTTGTCCAccaataatttgatttaaacatataatgttcaccataatattttgtttatataatgattttggaCGAGTATccgttacataattttttgtagACTTCAAGACTTGACAATTGTCGC is a window from the Danaus plexippus chromosome 19, MEX_DaPlex, whole genome shotgun sequence genome containing:
- the LOC116768009 gene encoding snRNA-activating protein complex subunit 3 yields the protein MEINTTTGVISNDEPGGVKENVENEGDSVSSQSTSSDCNTNREVLINAAADCYIDPNLKRNAKVSIFGEDKGPKLYPVKGNVVTPPIISKNLPVAFQFMPIYSKSASKDTIDEIQNNRVREYVGFDLSDNEYEKLEHFCSPEHLKIGNEIVMSTRYPIQGLLPCKEVDPEPRAGDNLCILKKLKLRLTKDVRNRYPNRMKYRAVRLLPLPNESNDYKISLSPLEPGKDLLFHVRVYRPFTYSGRDQNDKRYSRHSLFSSDMIMLGRQKLTVLRDRIVCANDVGMRVDVSDQPDELPTSSARDLFPSNFLFINNKFYVDTRPGCRDLSEPLRLWASTRGLGVFDHTHMDVRLDELEVKLGHPEVYVHQGNCEHLFTFSEIRLLNPTDPQKLVYYPYSTAVSQNQTIYCTTCAEFGAKWIVTGCEKVPFDPAFFCDTCLKIYLYKDGKKICDFKAYAYRGNDLNLLKPPAAV